One genomic segment of Besnoitia besnoiti strain Bb-Ger1 chromosome VII, whole genome shotgun sequence includes these proteins:
- a CDS encoding hypothetical protein (encoded by transcript BESB_076980) — translation MRRPWENSGLDAALDPAAGVAVAAGELCVFLQGGHCPPAARGVERTQRAGFPRRSAQENYVVAEGRHVTTHPFCIGYRPIQRLLFPLLGRVQRPAPCSSVSGAVCVFFSDNMPQPAQVAARAPRARSCGVVAVAARSLSSSDPDRSSSPSPSSSAFAPHSVSRGVRRSSFLPLPLSVSALPLLCVLLLSSELPPSKPILPWTPACASLEQTEPSTTLFWPDFPEQGLGPTTVPWKLTQNGASPGEHRESPVRRRVVGAVYGAVSPRPRRAARGGDGETAQATQRDAHVQQLPRPAAGDRAALEMGFAERSRSLYRRRERAQSGGDRPEGVQRLEEAKATTRSHAAAGRKRQLRRNVLIALSGLVALGAVVAGALLNVVAPELREEEEDAEIDGAASSFSLAGVSTQGLRTHGVLSDIVLREDAPLGFSGMRHRTL, via the exons ATGCGAAGGCCGTGGGAGAATTCCGGGCTCGATGCGGCGCTGGACCCCGCTGCGggtgtcgccgtcgccgctggagagCTGTGCGTTTTCCTGCAGGGCGGTCACTGCCCCCCTGCTGCACG AGGTGTGGAGCGCACCCAGCGCGCTGGCTTCCCTCGACGCTCCGCGCAAGAGAACTATGTCGTCGCCGAGGGTCGCCACGTGACGACGCATCCATTCTGCATCGGGTACCGGCCGATCCAACGCCTTCTTTTCCCGCTTCTGGGCAGAGTGCAGCGTCCCGCACCTTGCAGTTCTGTCTCCGGAGCGGTGTGTGTATTTTTTTCTGACAACatgccgcagcctgcgcaggtggcggcgcgcgcaccgcgagcgcggagctGTGGTGTCGTCGCGGTAgctgcgcgcagcctctcctctTCAGATCCTGatcgctcttcttctccttctccctcttcttctgctttcgCTCCACACAGCGTCTCGCGAGGCGTCCGGCGGTCGAGCTTTCTTCCGCTGCCCTTGTCAGTGAGCGCGCTTCCACTCCTCTGCGTGCTTCTCCTCAGCTCggagctgccgccgagcAAGCCCATCCTCCCGTGGAcgcccgcgtgcgcgtcgctaGAGCAGACGGAGCCCTCGACGACTCTCTTTTGGCCTGACTTCCCAGAGCAAGGCCTCGGCCCCACAACTGTGCCGTGGAAACTGACGCAGAATGGCGCTTCTCCGGGAGAACACCGCGAAAGCCccgtgcggcggcgagtcgTGGGGGCCGTGTACGGGGCGGTTAGCCCTCGTCccagacgcgccgcacgcggcggagacggggagACAGcccaggcgacgcagcgcgacgcgcacgtccagcagctgcctcgaccggccgccggcgatcgcgccgctctcgagaTGGGCTTCGCGGAGCGCTCCAGGAGTCTGtaccggcgccgcgagagagcccAGAGCGGGGGGGACCGCCCCGAGGGCGTTCAGCGGctcgaggaagcgaaggcgacgacccgcagccacgcagccgcgggtCGGAAGCGGCAACTGCGGCGAAACGTGTTGATTGCTTTGTCTGGGCTCGTGGCGTTGGGGGCGGTGGTCGCAGGGGCCCTCTTGAATGTCGTCGCGCCCGAGCtcagggaggaggaggaggacgcggaaatcgatggcgctgcgtcttccttcAGCTTGGCCGGGGTCTCGACCCAAGGGCTCCGCACGCACGGTGTGTTAAGCGACATCGTGCTGCGTGAAGACGCCCCCCTCGGCTTCTCTGGCATGCGCCATCGAACGCTGTGA
- a CDS encoding WD domain, G-beta repeat-containing protein (encoded by transcript BESB_076990) — translation MSSDEEEMRAIREARGFKTPAERRRADCGPRGSLRRRSGEDEGGAESGGEDTPGSGGVASRRRSPASDSEEDDSFGPKPRLPPSSASAARALQRARGDAQDDSDAGDDSFGPRPLASNSTSPRGTKQQGAGTQSPRGDEEESDDDCFGPKPAAASARKAHAATEDAAAEDTGENSPSESEASESEEPSPGAPAALPAFSLDDEDFLLGFAPEPSPASSPAQDAATDGGGAFHVRRAPAHGGRRSGKAAEEEEGDEGAEEDEEEGADAVDPEDEEAAAMRSAVGLPAAFGLAGAAKPAREKGIWRERASAGKRAAGAGGADACEPRVKREPNESDEDTQAQPHAARRRAQGRRREEEYRRASSSGRDTSEGEEKWRALGLPVALEVSVPAHSPSVATALGLNPKANRMVTGGSDGVVRFWDFQGMTNRMRSYRQVTPVEKHAVETLAFSARNDLVLVASGDAQCRIYSAQDPSQPMVTTTKGDMYVRDVAQTKGHTHKVLDCHFHPVEKHLFVSCGLDASVRLWDVNAPLYGMLQTLPHIACMKAVDRRGLNSSATHCASCMYTPTKGNAVVVGCADGSLQMWGNLGSRKSFGRPDAVVRDYLAPGAAGPRARAGPGPRGLGGAATGLQTWGNGDSGLQEAVLSLRGFQDDFRFVSRSGDGRLALWDLRKFKAPVCVVEGLSTSSHRAGVCLSPDETYICTTTQFGGVVKKEKPAGLPPGSSRASGPSLTEGGGSLEVFRASDLSPVASFPLEAGVQPLRVEWPKETNQILMTCSDGSLAIFFDRTLSQKGALLFVDTPAGRRRREEEEAGGSLMFAKEYIFVPGQLPEGYKETFDGQIIKVRPRGKERMRQFLETQKTSVPPRPAKEGYGGANVGGGNRSQHLLKQLGLLDPEKLQRDDEKDPVEALRAYAEKTQRAGAESQLISRAYATTQPKPVLNTDMEEDDDEDELLKQRERCPRCALRMCHCGYMEEMEKLGVAVNGDAGAAERKKQRTA, via the exons aTGTcaagcgacgaggaggaaatgCGCGCGATCcgtgaggcgcgcggcttcaAGACGCCagccgagaggcgcagggcggaTTGCGGTCCCCGAGGCTCGCTTAGAAGACGGtcaggcgaagacgaaggtgGGGCGGAgagtggaggcgaagacacTCCCGGCAGCGGTGGGGTTGCCTCGCGCCGAcgctcgcccgcgagcgactccgaggaggacgacagcTTCGGGCCGaagcctcgtcttccgccttcttccgcctccgctgcgaggGCCTtgcagcgagcgcggggcGACGCCCAGGATGACtcggacgccggcgacgatTCTTTTGGCCCGAGGCCTCTTGCATCGAACTCGACCTCTCCTCGGGGCACGAAGCAGCAAGGCGCCGGCACCCAGAGCCCGcggggcgacgaagaggagtcAGACGACGATTGCTTTGGGCCGAAGCCTGCTGCCGCAtccgcgcggaaggcgcacgcggctACAGAGGACGCGGCAGCCGAGGACACGGGTGAAAACTCGCCCTCTGAGTCTGAAGCCTCTGAGTCCGAGGAGCCCTCTCCCGGCGCACCCGCGGCGCTTccggccttctctctcgacgACGAAGACTTTCTGCTCGGCTTCGCGCCTGAGCCGTCCCCAGCGTCCTCTCCGGCGCAGGACGCTGCGacggacggcggcggcgctttccacgtgcggcgcgcgcctgcgcacggcggccggcgcagcgggaaggcggcggaggaggaagagggcgacgaaggggcggaggaagacgaagaggagggcgcagaTGCCGTGGATcccgaggacgaggaggcggcagcgatgCGGAGTGCTGTCGGGCtgcccgccgccttcggattggcaggcgctgcgaagcCCGCACGCGAGAAGGGCATTTGGCGGGAACGCGCCTCAGCGGggaagcgcgcggccggtgcgggtggcgccgacgcctgcgagccgcgagTCAAGCGAGAGCCAAACGAGTCTGACGAAGACACTCAGGCACAGCCTcatgcagcgcgccgccgggcgcaggggcggcgacgcgaagaggagtatcgacgcgcctccagcagcggTCGCGACACGagtgaaggcgaagagaagtGGCGAGCGCTCGGCTTGCCGGTCGCCCTGGAGGTCTCTGTCCCCGCGCACTCGCCGTCGGTCGCAACTGCGCTGGGTCTCAACCCGAAGGCCAATCGAATG GTGACGGGAGGGAGCGACGGAGTGGTTCGTTTTTGGGATTTCCAGGGCATGACGAACCGCATGCGGAGCTACCGGCAGGTGACACCTGTGGAGAAGCACGCTGTAGAGACGCTGGCGTTCAGCGCGCGGAACGACTTGGTCCTggtggcgagcggcgacgcgcagtgCCGCATCTACAGCGCCCAGGACCCGTCTCAGCCGATGGTCACGACGACAAAGGGCGACATGTACGTACGCGACGTGGCACAGACCAAAGGCCACACTCACAAAGTGCTTGACTGCCACTTCCACCCCGTCGAGAAGCACCTTTTTGTCTCCTGTGGCCTCGACGCCAGCGTGCGCCTCTGGGACGTGAACGCGCCGCTCTACGGCatgctgcagacgctgcctCACATCGCCTGCATGAAGGCCgtcgaccgccgcggcctgaACAGCAGCGCGACCCACTGCGCAAGCTGCATGTATACGCCGACCAAGGGTAACGCCGTCGTCGTTGGCTGCGCGGACGGCTCGCTGCAAATGTGGGGAAACCTCGGCAGCAGAAAGTCCTTTGGTCGCCCCGACGCGGTCGTCCGCGACTACCTGGCCCCCGGGGCCGCCGGCCCGCGGGCCAGGGCTGGCCCCGGGCCCCGGGGGCTggggggcgcggcgacggggcTGCAGACGTGGGGCAATGGCGACAGCGGGCTCCAGGAGGCGGTGCTGTCTTTGCGCGGCTTTCAGGACGACTTCCGGTTCGtgtcgcgcagcggcgacggccggctCGCGCTGTGGGACTTGCGAAAGTTCAAGGCGCCCGTATGCGTGGTGGAGGGGCTGTCGACCTCTTCACACCGCGCAGGggtctgtctgtctccggACGAGACGTACATTTGCACGACGACGCAGTTTGGAGGCGTTGTCAAAAAGGAGAAGCCCGCAGGCCTCCCCCCCGggtcgagccgcgcgagcggacCTTCCTTGACAGAGGGCGGTGGCTCGCTGGAGGTGTTCCGCGCGTCGGATCTCTCGCCGGTCGCGTCCTTTCCGCTCGAAGCGGGCGTGCAGCCCCTGCGGGTCGAGTGGCCCAAGGAGACGAACCAGATTTTGATGACCTGCTCTGACGGCTCCCTGGCGATATTCTTTGATCGCACGCTGTCGCAGAAGGGCGCACTGTTGTTCGTGGACACGCctgcggggcggcgccgccgcgaggaagaagaggcgggcggcagcctcATGTTTGCGAAGGAGTACATCTTCGTGCCTGGGCAGCTGCCCGAGGGGTACAAGGAGACCTTCGACGGTCAGATCATCAAggtgcggcctcgcgggaaggagcgcatgcgccagtTCCTGGAAACGCAGAAGACCTCGGTCCCGCCACGCCCCGCGAAGGAGGGCTACGGCGGCGCCAACGTCGGCGGCGGGAACCGCAGCCAGCACCTCTTGAAGCAGCTCGGGCTCCTCGACCCCGAGAAGCTCCAGCGGGACGACGAGAAAGACCCAGTGgaggccctccgcgcctACGCCGAAAAAACACaacgcgctggcgcagagagccAATTGATCAGCCGCGCGTACGCCACGACCCAGCCGAAGCCCGTCCTGAACACAGACATGGAGGAGgatgacgacgaagacgaactcCTGAAGCAGCGTGAGCGATGCCCGCGATGCGCCCTACGCATGTGTCACTGCGGCTACATGGAGGAAATGGAGaagctcggcgtcgccgtcaacggcgacgcgggagccgcggagCGGAAGAAACAAAGAACTGCGTAG
- a CDS encoding hypothetical protein (encoded by transcript BESB_076970), which translates to MCAALVSFIPRSTSRGSERVAAVLSSTVQASAAQRRQHFGAVPQLQEQELRTVSRLRFTGALGEQPKDRQAGGSGSRDFLQGPEPGYTSRRLSGVGADQRPRAKAHCWFAVWDQRGLLETEKPRGPKD; encoded by the exons ATGTGTGCTGCCCTCGTAAGTTTCATACCGCGCTCCACATCTCGGGGCTCGgaacgcgtcgccgccgtcctcagCAGCACGGTACAGgcgagcgctgcgcagcggcgccagcacTTTGGCGCAGTGCCccagctgcaggagcagGAGTTGCGCACCGTTTCCAGACTGCGCTTCAcaggcgcgctcggcgagcaGCCCAAAGATCGCCAA GCTGGCGGCTCTGGCAGCAGAGATTTTCTGCAGGGCCCCGAGCCCGGCTACACCAGCAGGCGGCTGTCAGGCGTCGGGGCCGACCAACGCCCACGCGCGAAAGCTCACTGTT GGTTCGCTGTCTGGGATCAGCGTGGACTTCTGGAAACTGAAAAGCCGCGTGGGCCGAAAGATTAG